A stretch of Eleutherodactylus coqui strain aEleCoq1 chromosome 2, aEleCoq1.hap1, whole genome shotgun sequence DNA encodes these proteins:
- the PRPF18 gene encoding pre-mRNA-splicing factor 18 isoform X1 encodes MDILKAEIARKRKQLEEKELLGESKKYFKRSELAEKEKEDYFERCGFKPLSEKPAQKVQNQDAEEKPSTSNNPVLDLELAEEKLPMTLSRQEVIRRLRERGEPIRLFGETDYDSFQRLRKIEILAPEVNKGLGNDLKAALDKIDQQYLNELVAGQEQTEDDTQNDLKVHEENTTIEELEVLGECLGRGNDYRDMDIINKVLKFLLGVWAKDLNAREDYVKRSVQGKLASATQKQTESYLKPLFRKLRKKNLPADIKESITDIIKYMLQREYVKANDAYLQMAIGNAPWPIGVTMVGIHARTGREKIFSKHVAHVLNDETQRKYIQGLKRLMTVCQKHFSTDPSKCVEYNAL; translated from the exons gAAAGTAAGAAGTATTTCAAGCGCAGCGAACTTGCTGAAAAAGAAAAGGAGGACTACTTTGAAAGATGTGGATTCAAG CCTTTAAGTGAGAAGCCAGCACAGAAG gttCAAAATCAAGATGCAGAAGAAAAACCTTCAACATCAAACAACCCTGTGTTGGACTTGGAGCTGGCGGAAGAGAAATTACCCATGACCCTGTCTAGGCAAGAG GTCATACGGAGACTGCGAGAAAGGGGTGAACCCATTAGATTATTTGGGGAAACTGATTATGACTCTTTTCAGCGCTTACGAAAGATAGAAATTCTGGCTCCAGAAGTGAATAAG GGATTAGGAAATGACCTCAAAGCTGCTTTGGATAAGATTGACCAACAGTATCTTAATGAGTTGGTAGCCGGTCAAGAACAAACAGAAGATGACACACAGAATGACTTAAAAGTTCACGAGGAAAACACAACAATAGAGGAACTTGAG GTTTTAGGGGAGTGCCTGGGACGAGGTAATGACTACAGAGACATGGATATCATTAATAAAGTCCTTAAG TTTCTCTTAGGAGTCTGGGCCAAAGATTTGAATGCGAGAGAAGATTATGTGAAGCGAAGTGTGCAGGGTAAACTTGCAAGCGCCACACAGAAGCAGACAGAGTCCTATTTAAAACCACTCTTCAGAAAGCTGCGTAAAAAG AACCTTCCAGCGGACATTAAAGAGTCAATCACCGATATTATCAAATATATGCTGCAAAGGGAATATGTGAAG GCAAATGATGCTTATCTCCAGATGGCAATTGGCAACGCTCCGTGGCCTATTGGTGTCACTATGGTTGGTATCCATGCTCGGACGGGGCGGGAAAAGATTTTCTCTAAACATGTGGCTCATGTGTTGAATGATGAAACGCAGAGGAAATATATCCAG GGATTGAAGAGGTTAATGACTGTTTGTCAGAAACATTTTTCAACAGATCCATCCAAGTGTGTAGAATACAATGCATTGTGA
- the PRPF18 gene encoding pre-mRNA-splicing factor 18 isoform X2 — protein sequence MDILKAEIARKRKQLEEKELLGESKKYFKRSELAEKEKEDYFERCGFKVQNQDAEEKPSTSNNPVLDLELAEEKLPMTLSRQEVIRRLRERGEPIRLFGETDYDSFQRLRKIEILAPEVNKGLGNDLKAALDKIDQQYLNELVAGQEQTEDDTQNDLKVHEENTTIEELEVLGECLGRGNDYRDMDIINKVLKFLLGVWAKDLNAREDYVKRSVQGKLASATQKQTESYLKPLFRKLRKKNLPADIKESITDIIKYMLQREYVKANDAYLQMAIGNAPWPIGVTMVGIHARTGREKIFSKHVAHVLNDETQRKYIQGLKRLMTVCQKHFSTDPSKCVEYNAL from the exons gAAAGTAAGAAGTATTTCAAGCGCAGCGAACTTGCTGAAAAAGAAAAGGAGGACTACTTTGAAAGATGTGGATTCAAG gttCAAAATCAAGATGCAGAAGAAAAACCTTCAACATCAAACAACCCTGTGTTGGACTTGGAGCTGGCGGAAGAGAAATTACCCATGACCCTGTCTAGGCAAGAG GTCATACGGAGACTGCGAGAAAGGGGTGAACCCATTAGATTATTTGGGGAAACTGATTATGACTCTTTTCAGCGCTTACGAAAGATAGAAATTCTGGCTCCAGAAGTGAATAAG GGATTAGGAAATGACCTCAAAGCTGCTTTGGATAAGATTGACCAACAGTATCTTAATGAGTTGGTAGCCGGTCAAGAACAAACAGAAGATGACACACAGAATGACTTAAAAGTTCACGAGGAAAACACAACAATAGAGGAACTTGAG GTTTTAGGGGAGTGCCTGGGACGAGGTAATGACTACAGAGACATGGATATCATTAATAAAGTCCTTAAG TTTCTCTTAGGAGTCTGGGCCAAAGATTTGAATGCGAGAGAAGATTATGTGAAGCGAAGTGTGCAGGGTAAACTTGCAAGCGCCACACAGAAGCAGACAGAGTCCTATTTAAAACCACTCTTCAGAAAGCTGCGTAAAAAG AACCTTCCAGCGGACATTAAAGAGTCAATCACCGATATTATCAAATATATGCTGCAAAGGGAATATGTGAAG GCAAATGATGCTTATCTCCAGATGGCAATTGGCAACGCTCCGTGGCCTATTGGTGTCACTATGGTTGGTATCCATGCTCGGACGGGGCGGGAAAAGATTTTCTCTAAACATGTGGCTCATGTGTTGAATGATGAAACGCAGAGGAAATATATCCAG GGATTGAAGAGGTTAATGACTGTTTGTCAGAAACATTTTTCAACAGATCCATCCAAGTGTGTAGAATACAATGCATTGTGA